One window of Medicago truncatula cultivar Jemalong A17 chromosome 2, MtrunA17r5.0-ANR, whole genome shotgun sequence genomic DNA carries:
- the LOC11413716 gene encoding nuclear transcription factor Y subunit gamma isoform X2, which translates to MDLHRPTRFRTRKFLPTKAERFLGVQPHAPPSFNNSSSLELDEDDVVFDFDYSHPSSSSSSSSSSPSIPTPISNHNRHHYNHHQFQRKSSPLGPPDSFGVLAVLPENEESPDSGDNSNLLNDALIPVSLSASSSSNSSPSSSSKPMLIVQRPSERTPSWSSPASDKFYHSAPMNVPMMSSAMANRARRYEEEDAHALNEEEEFRSTMPPHEYLSRQVDFSPMHSCSLFEGVGRTLKGRDMRQVRNAVLSQTGCSQYTRN; encoded by the exons ATGGATCTTCACAGACCGACCCGATTCCGAACCCGAAAATTCCTCCCCACCAAGGCGGAGCGTTTCCTCGGCGTCCAACCTCACGCGCCGCCGTCCTTTAATAATTCATCATCCCTCGAACTCGACGAAGACGACGTCGTTTTCGATTTCGACTATTCGCacccctcttcttcttcttcttcttcttcttcttcaccttctATTCCCACCCCCATCTCCAACCATAACCGCCATCACTACAATCACCACCAATTCCAACGCAAATCCTCCCCCTTAGGCCCTCCCGATTCCTTCGGAGTCCTCGCCGTCTTGCCGGAAAACGAAGAATCTCCCGATTCCGGTGACAATTCCAACCTTCTCAACGATGCTCTTATCCCTGTTTCTCTCTCGGCTTCATCGTCCTCAAATTCATCTCCCTCATCCTCATCCAAACCTATGCTAATTGTTCAACGCCCCTCCGAACGAACACCGTCATGGTCATCACCGGCATCAGATAAATTCTACCATTCAGCGCCAATGAACGTTCCAATGATGTCTTCAGCTATGGCGAACCGCGCGAGGCGATACGAAGAAGAAGATGCACATGCTTTAAACGAGGAAGAGGAATTTCGAAGCACGATGCCACCGCATGAGTATCTTTCAAGGCAAGTAGATTTTTCGCCGATGCATTCGTGTTCGTTGTTTGAAGGTGTTGGTAGAACCCTAAAAGGAAGAGATATGCGTCAAGTTAGGAATGCTGTTTTGAGCCAAACAG GTTGCTCACAATATACAAGAAATTAG
- the LOC11406593 gene encoding germin-like protein 9-3 gives MSSSTASKLLTLIISAFAIVQITLAGDPDILTDFIAPNGTQVDGNFFTYTGFRALTVPNIQPSFFVALKASKKEFPALDGQSVSYAALMYPPGTINPPHTHPRSAELLFLVKGSLNVGFVDTTNKLYTQTLQPGDMFVFPKGLVHFQFNSNTTKSALAFSAFGSANAGTISIASTLFNSTIDDNVLALAFKTDVATVQTLKKGFSS, from the coding sequence ATGTCTTCTTCCACAGCTTCAAAACTCCTCACACTAATCATATCTGCATTTGCCATTGTGCAAATAACACTAGCTGGTGATCCAGACATCCTTACTGACTTCATAGCCCCAAATGGAACCCAAGTTGATGGCAACTTCTTCACATACACCGGTTTCCGCGCCCTTACTGTACCAAACATACAACCCTCATTTTTCGTGGCATTGAAAGCAAGCAAAAAAGAATTTCCAGCTCTTGATGGACAAAGTGTATCATATGCTGCTCTAATGTACCCACCTGGAACCATCAATCCACCACACACACACCCTCGTTCAGCCGAGCTACTCTTCCTCGTTAAAGGTTCCCTTAATGTTGGTTTCGTTGACACAACCAACAAGCTATACACTCAAACACTTCAACCCGGTGACATGTTTGTGTTTCCAAAGGGACTTgttcattttcaattcaattctaaTACTACAAAATCTGCTTTAGCTTTTTCGGCCTTTGGTAGTGCTAATGCTGGAACTATTTCAATTGCTAGCACATTGTTTAACTCTACCATTGATGACAATGTCTTGGCTCTGGCTTTCAAGACTGATGTTGCAACCGTTCAAACTTTGAAGAAAGGATTTTCTTCTTAA
- the LOC11413716 gene encoding nuclear transcription factor Y subunit gamma isoform X1: MDLHRPTRFRTRKFLPTKAERFLGVQPHAPPSFNNSSSLELDEDDVVFDFDYSHPSSSSSSSSSSPSIPTPISNHNRHHYNHHQFQRKSSPLGPPDSFGVLAVLPENEESPDSGDNSNLLNDALIPVSLSASSSSNSSPSSSSKPMLIVQRPSERTPSWSSPASDKFYHSAPMNVPMMSSAMANRARRYEEEDAHALNEEEEFRSTMPPHEYLSRQVDFSPMHSCSLFEGVGRTLKGRDMRQVRNAVLSQTGGIHTFIQHANEVTCTAEMPEESLIA; encoded by the exons ATGGATCTTCACAGACCGACCCGATTCCGAACCCGAAAATTCCTCCCCACCAAGGCGGAGCGTTTCCTCGGCGTCCAACCTCACGCGCCGCCGTCCTTTAATAATTCATCATCCCTCGAACTCGACGAAGACGACGTCGTTTTCGATTTCGACTATTCGCacccctcttcttcttcttcttcttcttcttcttcaccttctATTCCCACCCCCATCTCCAACCATAACCGCCATCACTACAATCACCACCAATTCCAACGCAAATCCTCCCCCTTAGGCCCTCCCGATTCCTTCGGAGTCCTCGCCGTCTTGCCGGAAAACGAAGAATCTCCCGATTCCGGTGACAATTCCAACCTTCTCAACGATGCTCTTATCCCTGTTTCTCTCTCGGCTTCATCGTCCTCAAATTCATCTCCCTCATCCTCATCCAAACCTATGCTAATTGTTCAACGCCCCTCCGAACGAACACCGTCATGGTCATCACCGGCATCAGATAAATTCTACCATTCAGCGCCAATGAACGTTCCAATGATGTCTTCAGCTATGGCGAACCGCGCGAGGCGATACGAAGAAGAAGATGCACATGCTTTAAACGAGGAAGAGGAATTTCGAAGCACGATGCCACCGCATGAGTATCTTTCAAGGCAAGTAGATTTTTCGCCGATGCATTCGTGTTCGTTGTTTGAAGGTGTTGGTAGAACCCTAAAAGGAAGAGATATGCGTCAAGTTAGGAATGCTGTTTTGAGCCAAACAG GGGGTATACACACTTTCATACAGCATGCAAATGAAGTAACATGCACAGCAGAGATGCCAGAAGAAAGTTTGATAGCTTAG
- the LOC11412228 gene encoding germin-like protein 9-3: MSFIASKMLTLIISAFAIVQITLASDPDILTDFIAPTGTQVDGNFFTFTGFRALLPPNIQPSTFKALKASKAEFPALDGQSVAYAALIYPPGTINPPHTHPRSAELLFLAKGSLNVGFVDTTNKLFTQTLQPGDMFVFPKGLVHFQFNADTSKPALAFSAFGSANAGTISIASTLFNSTIDDNVLALAFKTDVATVQTLKKGFSS; encoded by the coding sequence ATGTCTTTCATAGCTTCAAAAATGCTAACACTAATCATATCTGCATTTGCCATTGTGCAAATAACACTAGCTAGTGATCCAGACATCCTCACTGATTTCATAGCCCCAACTGGAACCCAAGTTGATGGCAACTTCTTCACATTCACCGGTTTCCGCGCACTTCTTCCACCAAACATACAGCCCTCAACTTTCAAAGCCTTGAAAGCAAGCAAAGCAGAATTTCCAGCTCTTGACGGACAAAGTGTCGCATATGCTGCTCTAATATACCCACCTGGAACCATCAATCCACCACACACACACCCTCGTTCAGCCGAGCTACTCTTCCTCGCGAAAGGTTCCCTGAATGTTGGTTTTGTGGACACCACTAATAAGCTATTCACTCAAACACTACAACCCGGTGACATGTTTGTGTTTCCAAAGGGACTTGTTCATTTTCAGTTCAATGCTGATACTTCAAAACCTGCTTTGGCTTTTTCTGCCTTTGGTAGTGCTAATGCTGGAACTATTTCAATTGCTAGCACATTGTTTAATTCTACCATTGATGACAATGTCTTGGCTTTGGCTTTCAAGACTGATGTTGCAACAGTTCAGACGTTGAAGAAAGGATTTTCTTCTTAA
- the LOC11406052 gene encoding germin-like protein 9-3 translates to MSSSTTSKMLTLIISAFAIVQITLAGDPDILTDFIAPNGTQVDGNFFTYTGFRALTVPNIQPSFFVALKASKKEFPALDGQSVSYAALMYPPGTINPPHTHPRSAELLFLVKGSLNVGFVDTTNKLFTQTLQPGDMFVFPKGLVHFQFNSNTTKSALAFSAFGSANAGTISIASTLFNSTIDDNVLALAFKTDVATVQTLKKGFSS, encoded by the coding sequence ATGTCTTCTTCCACAACATCAAAAATGCTAACACTAATCATATCTGCATTTGCCATTGTGCAAATAACATTAGCTGGTGATCCGGACATCCTCACTGACTTCATAGCCCCAAATGGAACCCAAGTTGATGGCAACTTCTTCACATACACCGGTTTCCGCGCCCTTACTGTACCAAACATACAACCCTCATTTTTCGTGGCATTGAAAGCAAGCAAAAAAGAATTTCCAGCTCTTGATGGACAAAGTGTATCATATGCTGCTCTAATGTACCCACCTGGAACCATCAATCCACCACATACACACCCTCGTTCAGCCGAGCTACTCTTCCTCGTTAAAGGTTCCCTTAATGTTGGTTTTGTTGACACAACCAATAAGCTATTCACTCAGACACTACAACCTGGTGACATGTTTGTGTTTCCAAAGGGACTTgttcattttcaattcaattctaaTACTACAAAATCTGCTTTAGCTTTTTCGGCCTTTGGTAGTGCTAATGCTGGAACTATTTCAATTGCTAGCACATTGTTTAACTCTACCATTGATGACAATGTCTTGGCTCTGGCTTTCAAGACTGATGTTGCAACCGTTCAAACTTTGAAGAAAGGATTTTCTTCTTAA
- the LOC11412227 gene encoding protein FAF-like, chloroplastic, which yields MATCDSLQHIFDTLLPENPTLLQSLSFNKIKPVKSIEPSSFTEIFGELHFKESSSPEINHAKLNQIKESESSDTIQTPSSASFSITPIARHTNRHKSSDSFSWLNSESMHLCTEGLGFESSDDVEDSKSGANESLQIDQNEKRVEHHLSSRHHSYGECRRLRVSEYPPPISSIGRTGKPWVYFRSIRNNGRFVLEEVRIPTQEVLRAYREDGRLKLQFVQPPEDEFLEEDEEENDIGSIDEEGEDMAKEEDNSVTHHPNEE from the coding sequence ATGGCAACCTGTGACAGCCTACAACACATCTTTGATACCCTATTGCCAGAAAATCCAACACTGCTTCAATCCCTttcatttaacaaaattaaaccaGTAAAATCCATAGAGCCCTCCTCCTTTACTGAGATATTTGGTGAACTCCACTTCAAGGAATCATCATCACCAGAGATAAACCACGCAAAGCTCAACCAGATCAAAGAGTCTGAGTCTTCTGACACTATCCAAACTCCATCTTCAGCTTCTTTTTCAATTACACCAATAGCAAGGCATACCAACAGGCACAAAAGCAGTGACAGCTTTTCATGGTTGAATTCCGAAAGTATGCATCTTTGCACCGAAGGTCTTGGTTTTGAGAGTTCAGACGATGTCGAGGACTCAAAGAGTGGAGCGAATGAATCTTTACAAATTGATCAAAATGAGAAACGTGTCGAACATCATTTATCTTCAAGACATCATTCTTATGGAGAATGTAGGAGGTTAAGGGTTAGTGAGTACCCTCCTCCCATTTCAAGCATAGGGAGGACTGGGAAGCCTTGGGTTTATTTCAGGTCTATTAGGAATAATGGAAGATTTGTCCTTGAAGAGGTAAGGATACCCACACAGGAGGTCTTGCGTGCTTATAGAGAGGATGGAAGGCTCAAGCTGCAGTTTGTTCAGCCTCCCGAGGATGAGTTTCTggaagaggatgaagaagagAATGATATAGGAAGCatagatgaagaaggagaagaCATGGCAAAAGAAGAGGACAATTCTGTAACACATCATCCAAATGAAGAATAA
- the LOC11406592 gene encoding 40S ribosomal protein S25-2, with the protein MAPKKAAPPPSSKPAKSGGGKQKKKKWSKGKQKEKVNNMVLFDQGTYDKLLTEAPKYKLITPSVLSDRLRINGSLARRAIRDLMARGLIRLVSAHSSQQIYTRATNT; encoded by the exons ATG GCACCGAAGAAGGCAGCACCACCACCGTCATCAAAGCCAGCGAAATCAGGAGGAGGAaagcaaaagaagaagaaatggagCAAAGGTAAACAAAAGGAAAAGGTTAACAACATGGTCTTGTTTGATCAAGGTACCTATGATAAGCTTCTCACTGAAGCTCCCAAATACAAACTCATCACTCCTTCAGTCCTCTCCGATCGTCTCAGG ATTAATGGATCTTTGGCACGTCGTGCAATCAGAGATTTGATGGCAAGAGGATTGATTAGGTTGGTGTCTGCTCATTCTAGTCAGCAGATTTACACTAGAGCCACTAATACATAG
- the LOC11406591 gene encoding N-carbamoylputrescine amidase: MAEDKGRKVVVSALQFACTDDVSTNVTTAERLVRAAHKQGANIVLIQELFEGYYFCQAQREDFIQRAKPYKDHPTIMRLQKLAKELGVVIPVSFFEEANNAHYNSIAIIDADGTDLGIYRKSHIPDGPGYEEKFYFNPGDTGFKVFQTKYAKIGVAICWDQWFPEAARAMALQGAEILFYPTAIGSEPHDQSIDSRDHWKRVMQGHAGANLVPLVASNRIGNEIIETEHGKSEIKFYGNSFIAGPTGEIVSIADDKEEAVLIAEFNLDKIKSMRHCWGVFRDRRPDLYKVLLTLDGKNPVL; encoded by the exons ATGGCGGAAGACAAGGGTAGAAAAGTAGTTGTCTCCGCTCTTCAGTTTGCTTGCACCGATGATGTCTCAACCAATGTTACCACTGCCGAAAG ACTTGTTCGAGCTGCTCATAAACAAGGTGCAAACATTGTTCTGATTCAG GAACTCTTTGAAGGTTATTACTTCTGTCAGGCACAAAGAGAGGATTTCATTCAAAGAGCTAAGCCCTATAAAGACCATCCTACAATTATGAG GCTGCAGAAACTTGCGAAAGAGTTAGGTGTGGTCATACCAGTTAGCTTCTTTGAAGAGGCAAACAATGCACACTATAATTCAATTGCCATTATTGATGCTGATGGAacagatcttggaatttatagAAAATCCCATATCCCAGATGGACCAG gttatgaagaaaagttcTATTTTAATCCGGGTGACACTGGATTTAAG GTTTTCCAGACAAAATATGCGAAAATTGGAGTCG CTATTTGCTGGGATCAGTGGTTTCCGGAGGCAGCCCGAGCAATGGCGCTTCAAGGTgctgaaattttattttatccaaCTGCTATTGGATCTGAACCTCATGATCAAAGCATCGACTCTCGTGACCATTGGAAACGAGTAATGCAAGGACATGCTGGGGCCAATCTG GTACCTCTCGTGGCTTCAAATAGGATAGGAAATGAGATAATTGAGACTGAGCATGGTAAAAGTGAGATAAAGTTTTATGGAAACTCCTTCATAGCAG GGCCTACTGGAGAAATTGTTTCAATTGCGGATGATAAAGAGGAAGCAGTTCTTATAGCTGAATTTAATTTGGACAAAATCAAATCCATGAGACATTGTTGGGGGGTATTCCGTGATCGGCGTCCAGATCTATATAAGGTGCTTTTAACTTTGGACGGCAAAAATCCTGTTCTGTGA